A single genomic interval of Hemibagrus wyckioides isolate EC202008001 linkage group LG13, SWU_Hwy_1.0, whole genome shotgun sequence harbors:
- the dnajc9 gene encoding dnaJ homolog subfamily C member 9 codes for MGLLQQCAELFNTSNLYEVLCVAKEASNVELRRGYYKLSLQVHPDRAPGDQQATNRFQVLGKVYAVLSNKDQRAVYDEQGVVDEELDSLNQDRNWEEYWRRLFPKITLQDITDFKKQYNDSEEEKQDLKRLYLLYEGDMDRIMDSALCRDQDDEPRVREILHQAVDAKDVPAYRAFTHESAKKKASRRRKAEKELQEAEELQKELGLSTEDSLVAMIQQRQKSKEKDFGLFMADLEAKYCKKSSKGKKAKKN; via the exons ATGGGTTTGTTACAGCAATGTGCAGAGCTCTTCAACACATCCAACCTTTATGAGGTGCTCTGTGTGGCAAAGGAGGCGTCAAACGTGGAGCTGCGGCGTGGTTATTATAAACTCTCCCTGCAGGTTCACCCAGACCGAGCACCTGGTGATCAACAAGCCACCAACAGGTTTCAG GTACTAGGAAAAGTCTATGCTGTGTTGAGCAACAAGGACCAAAGAGCTGTGTATGATGAGCAAGGTGTAGTGGATGAAGAATTGGATTCACTCAACCAAGACCGCAACTGGGAGGAATATTGGAGAAGGCTGTTTCCAAAG ATTACTTTGCAGGACATAACTGACTTTAAGAAGCAGTATAAtgactctgaggaagagaagcaGGACCTAAAGAGGCTCTACCTACTGTATGAGGGAGACATGGACCGGATCATGGATTCAGCACTGTGCAGAGATCAGGATGATGAGCCTCGTGTGCGGGAAATCCTGCATCAAGCTGTAGATGCTAAAGATGTGCCAGCCTACAGAGCCTTTACTCATGAAAGTGCAAAGAAAAAGGCCAGCCGCAGGAGAAAG GCGGAGAAGGAGCTGCAAGAGGCAGAGGAGCTACAAAAGGAGCTGGGGCTGAGTACAGAGGATAGCCTAGTGGCCATGATCCAG CAAAGACAGAAGTCCAAAGAAAAAGACTTTGGCTTGTTCATGGCAGATTTGGAGGCCAAGTACTGCAAGAAGTCTTCCAAGGGGAAAAAGGCAAAGAAAAACTGA